The following coding sequences lie in one Terriglobia bacterium genomic window:
- a CDS encoding amino acid racemase, translated as MKTVGIIGGIAPGSTIEYYRLIIASYRDRRRDGSYPPILINSIDMKRMLDLIKSDNLPGVTEYLLGELKKLAQAGADLGLLASNTPHIVFEELQRQSPIPLVSIVEATCDAARARGIRKAGLFGTRFTMQGRFYSDVLSREGITLVVPDVEEQDYIHEKYMNELVLGVFRDHTRERLLKIVDRLKEQEGIQGLILGGTELPLILRDMTYNAIPFLDTTKIHVDRVVALMLS; from the coding sequence ATGAAGACCGTTGGCATTATTGGCGGTATTGCTCCGGGATCCACCATCGAATATTACCGTTTGATCATCGCCTCTTACCGCGACCGGAGACGTGATGGGAGTTATCCTCCGATTTTAATCAACAGCATCGACATGAAGAGGATGCTGGATTTGATCAAGTCCGATAATTTGCCGGGAGTCACTGAGTATCTGCTGGGTGAACTGAAGAAGCTGGCACAGGCTGGGGCGGATCTGGGTTTGCTGGCTTCCAATACCCCACACATCGTCTTTGAGGAGCTTCAACGGCAATCCCCCATCCCTTTAGTCAGTATTGTGGAGGCCACCTGCGACGCCGCCCGCGCCCGGGGGATCCGGAAAGCCGGCCTGTTCGGTACGCGATTCACCATGCAAGGTCGATTCTACAGCGATGTTCTCTCCAGGGAGGGGATCACACTTGTCGTACCCGACGTGGAGGAGCAGGATTATATTCACGAAAAATACATGAACGAATTGGTTCTTGGCGTCTTCCGGGATCACACTCGGGAACGCTTGCTCAAGATCGTGGACCGGTTGAAGGAGCAGGAAGGCATTCAAGGCTTGATTCTGGGCGGAACGGAGTTGCCATTGATCCTGCGCGATATGACATACAATGCAATCCCTTTCCTGGATACCACTAAAATTCATGTGGATCGTGTTGTGGCCTTGATGCTGTCGTAG
- a CDS encoding response regulator — MSERPVEILLVEDNPNDVELTLHAFKKHNLSNRVHVTRDGVEALDYIFGSGAYQGRNIEDKPKVILLDLKLPKVDGIEVLRKIKADARTRAIPVVVLTSSHEERDIVETYNLGVNSYIVKPVDFEQFTEAVREVGLYWLLLNRPPIFNPNG, encoded by the coding sequence ATGAGTGAAAGACCTGTGGAAATCCTGCTGGTGGAAGATAACCCGAATGACGTGGAACTCACCCTGCATGCTTTCAAGAAACACAATCTTTCCAATCGAGTCCACGTCACGCGCGATGGCGTTGAGGCCCTGGACTATATCTTTGGCTCAGGGGCCTATCAGGGCCGGAACATCGAGGACAAACCCAAGGTGATCCTGCTCGATTTGAAACTGCCCAAGGTGGATGGGATCGAAGTCCTCCGCAAGATCAAGGCCGACGCGAGGACCCGGGCCATCCCCGTGGTCGTCTTGACCTCCTCCCATGAAGAGCGCGATATCGTGGAAACTTACAATCTGGGGGTCAACAGCTACATTGTCAAACCCGTCGACTTCGAACAGTTCACCGAAGCCGTTCGGGAGGTAGGCCTTTACTGGCTGCTCCTCAATCGGCCCCCCATCTTTAATCCGAACGGCTAG
- a CDS encoding sulfite exporter TauE/SafE family protein translates to MMSGPEYVLVGLAAVAGGAVNALAGGGTLITFPMLTAVGVPTVAANVTNTVALCPGYLGATFAQKNDLLGQKQRLWMLLPTGVLGGIAGGILLLHTSEQMFRSLVPFLILLAAGLLAVQDPLRAWILRRMEHAAHATAHEKWTILPVIPAAIYGGYFGAGVSVIVLAVLGLVLDDSLTRLNALKQAISFSINIAAATFFLFSGQVVWWVALVMAAGALAGGVLGGRLAGRIRPAVLRWIVVTLGVVVSVIYFIR, encoded by the coding sequence ATCATGAGTGGACCGGAGTATGTGCTGGTGGGGTTGGCGGCAGTCGCAGGGGGTGCCGTGAACGCACTCGCGGGAGGGGGAACGCTCATTACATTTCCAATGCTCACAGCAGTCGGTGTGCCGACGGTGGCGGCCAATGTCACTAACACCGTGGCGCTCTGCCCCGGATACCTGGGGGCGACCTTTGCACAAAAAAACGACCTTCTTGGACAAAAACAGCGGCTCTGGATGCTCCTCCCTACCGGTGTTCTCGGAGGGATTGCCGGTGGCATTCTGCTTCTGCACACCAGTGAGCAGATGTTTCGTTCTCTGGTGCCGTTCCTGATCCTGCTCGCGGCCGGTCTCCTCGCGGTTCAAGACCCTCTCCGCGCCTGGATTCTGCGCCGCATGGAGCATGCAGCACATGCCACGGCCCACGAGAAATGGACGATCCTGCCGGTCATTCCGGCCGCTATTTACGGAGGTTATTTCGGCGCCGGCGTGAGTGTGATCGTGCTGGCCGTCCTCGGCCTTGTGCTGGACGATTCGCTGACACGCCTCAATGCTTTGAAACAAGCCATCTCATTCAGCATCAACATTGCAGCAGCCACCTTTTTTTTGTTTTCCGGACAGGTCGTGTGGTGGGTGGCGCTGGTGATGGCAGCGGGGGCGCTGGCGGGTGGGGTCCTCGGCGGCCGATTGGCGGGACGGATTCGGCCCGCCGTGCTCCGATGGATCGTCGTTACCCTGGGGGTCGTCGTTTCCGTGATCTACTTCATTCGGTAA
- a CDS encoding Crp/Fnr family transcriptional regulator — MSQKPLVPTFGDHAGKPTVFEPNDLAFSGDDLAIRQATVSSALAGIFRGKFCDAILPNRKATTFKKGDVIYNVGEKDRIFFFLVSGFVKLGTITADGHELIYDVRKGGDVVGELCACQHERPDRAVALEDTEAIPVPYNEVIEVLRKQPDLLDRLVEVFCGALIEAYEQVNTLAVDDIVHRLVKALLKLAAKIGHRSGHMVDIPTYFTQEEISQIVAARRERVSTALNFLRRRGMVRYSNHGHLTLDIKALESYGG; from the coding sequence ATGTCGCAAAAACCTTTGGTGCCGACTTTTGGTGATCACGCTGGGAAGCCGACGGTCTTCGAGCCGAACGATCTGGCTTTTTCTGGTGATGATCTCGCTATCCGTCAAGCGACCGTTTCATCCGCCTTGGCGGGTATTTTTCGCGGCAAGTTTTGTGATGCGATCCTGCCTAACCGGAAGGCGACCACCTTCAAAAAGGGCGACGTCATCTACAATGTGGGAGAGAAGGACAGAATCTTCTTCTTCTTGGTGAGCGGATTTGTCAAACTAGGAACGATTACTGCCGACGGCCACGAACTCATCTACGATGTTCGTAAAGGTGGAGATGTCGTCGGAGAACTCTGTGCATGTCAGCACGAAAGACCGGACAGGGCCGTAGCGCTGGAAGACACCGAGGCCATTCCGGTCCCATACAACGAAGTGATCGAAGTTTTGCGAAAGCAGCCTGACTTGCTGGATCGTTTGGTGGAAGTATTTTGCGGGGCGCTGATCGAAGCCTACGAGCAAGTCAACACCCTGGCGGTGGATGACATCGTTCATCGACTGGTTAAGGCCCTGCTTAAATTGGCCGCGAAGATCGGCCATCGCTCGGGACACATGGTGGACATTCCGACCTATTTCACGCAGGAAGAAATCTCGCAGATTGTGGCAGCTCGCCGGGAAAGGGTTTCAACGGCGCTCAATTTTTTGCGCCGTCGTGGCATGGTGCGCTATTCGAACCACGGCCACCTGACCCTGGACATCAAGGCTCTCGAAAGCTACGGCGGTTGA
- a CDS encoding DoxX family protein gives MIGEKMLPSGTPAATWIVRLLVGGVFFLEGVKKFFFADQWGAGRFARIGIPAPHIMGPFVGVIEIVCGLFLLVGLLTRLASIPLILDISVAIASTKVPIFLKSGFWPMEAEARTDYSMLLGSIFLLIVGAGAWSLDAWLASRRERGKG, from the coding sequence ATGATCGGAGAGAAGATGTTGCCAAGCGGAACTCCGGCGGCGACATGGATCGTCCGCCTGCTGGTGGGGGGCGTTTTCTTTCTTGAGGGAGTGAAGAAGTTTTTCTTTGCGGACCAGTGGGGCGCCGGCCGCTTCGCACGGATCGGAATTCCGGCCCCCCACATCATGGGCCCCTTCGTGGGTGTCATTGAGATCGTATGCGGTTTGTTCTTGCTGGTGGGACTGTTGACCCGGCTGGCGTCCATTCCTCTCATCCTTGACATCTCCGTGGCCATCGCGTCGACCAAGGTCCCCATCTTCCTCAAGAGTGGTTTTTGGCCGATGGAAGCCGAAGCGCGAACCGACTACTCGATGCTGCTGGGTTCCATCTTTCTCTTAATCGTGGGTGCAGGCGCCTGGTCCCTCGATGCGTGGCTGGCCTCAAGGCGAGAACGCGGGAAAGGCTGA
- a CDS encoding PQ-loop repeat-containing protein, translated as MTNVPEILGFAGTAVVASAYVPQIIHLHKEHCSAGISLKAYSLWCISSALFLIHAVMIRDAVFTVVQLVNLMAIAVILILAKRYGRHVCLTHLRGLKWGAGPRDAAQQPVAPSAGKMTGQDC; from the coding sequence ATGACGAACGTTCCTGAGATCCTGGGCTTTGCCGGGACGGCAGTGGTGGCCAGCGCCTACGTGCCGCAGATTATCCATTTACACAAGGAACATTGCTCCGCCGGCATCAGTCTGAAGGCTTATTCTCTTTGGTGTATCTCCTCTGCCCTGTTTCTGATCCATGCTGTCATGATCCGTGACGCCGTGTTCACCGTCGTCCAGCTGGTCAATCTAATGGCCATCGCCGTCATCCTAATCCTCGCAAAACGATACGGAAGGCATGTGTGCTTGACACATCTCAGAGGCTTGAAGTGGGGCGCAGGACCGAGGGACGCCGCCCAGCAACCGGTTGCACCGAGCGCGGGCAAGATGACGGGCCAAGATTGTTGA
- a CDS encoding transposase has product MNKSSDQRKNLPRRLRRLQFVWARNPSPRYYLTLCVEGRLCVLANKPMDERMVSFLLDSPKRYEWWPTQYMLMPDHLHLIAHQGHHGTALGQWIKALKAVTGQRNFKWQEGFFDHLMRRDESEAKKWEYIRQNPVRAGLVERREDWPYGGRIVYGENGVKILRGGK; this is encoded by the coding sequence ATGAACAAGAGCAGTGATCAACGGAAGAACCTACCAAGGCGTTTGCGTCGACTTCAGTTCGTTTGGGCACGGAACCCGTCCCCACGCTATTACCTGACTCTCTGTGTGGAAGGGCGTCTCTGTGTTTTGGCGAATAAACCAATGGACGAGCGGATGGTGTCGTTCCTGCTCGACAGCCCGAAACGTTATGAATGGTGGCCGACGCAATACATGTTGATGCCCGACCACCTTCACCTCATTGCCCATCAAGGGCACCATGGCACTGCGCTCGGTCAATGGATCAAGGCACTGAAGGCTGTGACGGGTCAAAGGAATTTCAAGTGGCAAGAGGGCTTCTTTGACCACCTCATGCGCCGCGATGAGAGCGAGGCAAAGAAATGGGAGTATATACGCCAAAATCCGGTTCGGGCGGGGTTGGTTGAGCGCCGGGAAGATTGGCCTTACGGCGGTCGAATCGTTTATGGCGAGAATGGGGTGAAGATATTGCGCGGCGGGAAATGA
- a CDS encoding BrnT family toxin, translating into MALQFEWDSKKAELNSRKHGVSFEEAMTSFGDSLSLTIPDPMHSHGEKRWVLAGLSKRGRLLVVVHVERGDRVRIISARQATPKEKKAYEGGTYEKR; encoded by the coding sequence ATGGCTCTTCAATTCGAATGGGACTCCAAGAAGGCGGAATTGAACAGCAGAAAACATGGTGTGTCATTCGAAGAGGCGATGACATCATTCGGCGATTCCCTCTCGTTAACGATTCCGGATCCCATGCACTCGCATGGAGAGAAACGGTGGGTGCTCGCCGGGTTATCTAAGCGAGGTCGGTTGCTCGTTGTTGTCCACGTCGAGCGTGGCGACAGGGTTCGAATCATCAGCGCACGCCAGGCAACGCCCAAAGAAAAGAAAGCGTATGAAGGCGGAACATATGAAAAAAGGTAA
- a CDS encoding PAS domain S-box protein, which translates to MSVPIKVLLLEDSVSDTELILHELRNAGFDPQWERVDTEADFLTHLSPAPDIILADFKLPQFDGTRALRLLRERGLDIPFILVSGSIGEDLAVSVLKAGASDYLLKDRLARLGQAVGHALEQKKAQEEKRRAEQALIDNEKRFRTLIEHSSDTICLVAPEGTFLYAGPSSARVIGYQEEELVGRNVLEFIHPDDRELTLAILTELVNTPGDRATAQYRFKHKNGSWLWIEGVACNMVDEPSIRAIVVSYRDISTRKRTEESLKQALAWYEAIFEGSRDAIFISDAESRFIAVNQAACELTGYSRKELLGMRIPDLHEPSDLEAYEKYHDRIMVGVDIVDEAKVLRRDGSKVDTEFNNRRILINEVPFIHSVARDVTDRKRAEEALRRSHEFRDRVMESATNSIFAVDLKGKFTLANKRTSRITGYEPDEFIGMSFHRLYSPEVLPGLVEQFKRLVTDRISISQYETDLIRKDGTTITISFSLAPLLENGQVVGVVGTSEDITERKRGEEALRLAENKYRSIFENTIEGIFQSTPEGRYLSVNPALARIHGFESPEEMMSSITDIGHQLYVDSNQRAEFKRLLEVSGYVKDLEIQTRRKDGTRISTSVNARTLRDASGAVMCYEGTVEDITERKRAEEALKTQAQVLQNMVEGVCVTEEGTHITFTNPRFNAMFGYEPGELIGEHASILHHCSAEESAQLHDEIAHRLQTGSLWEGECLNTKKDGTHFVTSARISRMEISGKDCWISVQEDITERKRAEEERLKLFRAVEQSPDSVVVTDTQGNIEYVNPKFTQITGYSSAEALGQNPRILKSGELSPEKYQELWKTITSGHDWRGEFHNKKKNGELYWEYATISPIKNAQGDITHFLAIKEDLSVRKSLEEQLRQSQKMDAIGRLAGGVAHDFNNLLTAILGYSEMMETKLKANDPLCSSVREIRNAGERAATLVRQLLAFSRKQMLQTKVLNLNQVVGELDKMLRRLIGEDIDLVTLLDPKVGQIRADVGQIEQVVVNLAVNSRDAMPKGGKLTIETANVELDENYAGTHVDVEPGPYVMLSVSDTGCGIDPAIRLRIFEPFFTTKETGKGTGLGLSTVYGIVNQSGGSISVYSEPGEGTTFKIYLPRVDEPIEPVARYPKGEEASRGTETILIVEDDALVRKLATETLNRFGYQVLEAAHGEEALRICRTHEGTIHLLLTDVIMPGMTGRELAGRIEPLFAKIKVLYMSGYTDNAILRQGRLDPDMSFLQKPFTPSILLHKVREVLDQELSRVQ; encoded by the coding sequence ATGTCTGTCCCAATCAAGGTTTTGTTGCTGGAGGACAGTGTCTCTGACACTGAACTCATATTGCATGAGTTGCGCAACGCCGGCTTCGACCCCCAATGGGAGCGCGTGGATACCGAAGCGGATTTCCTGACCCATCTCAGTCCTGCACCGGACATCATCCTTGCCGATTTCAAACTCCCCCAATTCGACGGAACTCGCGCCCTTCGACTGTTGCGAGAACGGGGATTGGATATTCCCTTCATTCTCGTCTCAGGATCCATCGGAGAAGACCTTGCAGTTTCCGTTTTGAAAGCAGGCGCCTCTGATTACCTGCTCAAAGACCGCCTCGCTCGATTGGGCCAGGCCGTCGGTCATGCGCTGGAGCAAAAAAAAGCGCAGGAGGAGAAACGCCGGGCCGAACAGGCCCTGATTGACAATGAAAAGCGCTTTCGCACCTTGATCGAACATAGTTCGGACACCATTTGCCTGGTGGCTCCCGAGGGGACCTTCTTGTATGCCGGGCCTTCTTCCGCTCGAGTCATCGGCTACCAGGAAGAGGAGTTGGTCGGCCGAAACGTGCTCGAATTCATCCATCCGGACGATCGGGAGCTTACACTGGCGATCCTGACGGAACTGGTGAATACGCCGGGTGACAGGGCAACGGCGCAATATCGATTCAAGCATAAGAATGGCTCCTGGCTCTGGATCGAAGGGGTCGCCTGTAATATGGTGGATGAACCCAGTATCCGGGCGATCGTGGTCAGCTATCGCGATATTTCAACCCGCAAGCGGACGGAAGAGAGCTTGAAGCAAGCCTTGGCCTGGTATGAAGCGATCTTTGAAGGCTCACGGGATGCCATCTTCATCAGTGATGCCGAGTCGAGATTTATTGCCGTCAACCAGGCCGCCTGCGAATTGACGGGATATTCGAGGAAGGAACTCCTGGGCATGCGAATTCCCGATCTCCATGAGCCGAGTGATCTCGAGGCTTATGAGAAATATCACGACCGCATCATGGTGGGTGTGGATATTGTGGACGAGGCCAAGGTCTTGCGAAGAGACGGCAGCAAGGTGGATACCGAATTCAACAATCGCCGCATCCTCATCAACGAGGTTCCTTTCATTCATAGTGTGGCCCGCGATGTTACAGACCGAAAGCGCGCGGAAGAAGCCCTGAGGCGCAGCCATGAGTTCCGTGACAGGGTCATGGAAAGCGCCACCAATTCGATTTTCGCCGTTGACCTGAAGGGGAAGTTTACACTCGCCAACAAGCGAACATCCCGGATCACCGGCTACGAGCCGGACGAATTCATCGGGATGTCATTTCACCGGCTTTACTCACCTGAGGTTTTGCCTGGCCTTGTGGAGCAGTTTAAGCGGCTGGTGACCGACCGAATTTCCATTTCGCAGTACGAGACTGATCTCATCCGGAAAGATGGGACAACCATTACCATCTCCTTCAGTCTTGCTCCCCTATTGGAGAACGGACAAGTCGTGGGCGTGGTCGGAACGTCGGAAGACATTACCGAGCGCAAGCGCGGAGAGGAAGCGCTGCGACTGGCCGAGAACAAGTATCGCTCCATTTTTGAGAACACCATCGAAGGCATCTTTCAATCGACCCCGGAGGGTCGTTACCTCAGTGTCAACCCGGCCCTCGCCAGGATCCATGGGTTCGAGTCCCCTGAGGAAATGATGTCCTCCATAACCGACATTGGACATCAACTCTACGTCGATTCCAACCAGCGGGCAGAGTTCAAGCGCCTCCTGGAGGTAAGTGGCTATGTGAAAGATCTGGAGATTCAGACCCGCCGGAAAGACGGAACCCGGATTTCGACCTCAGTGAACGCTCGCACCCTTCGCGATGCAAGCGGTGCGGTAATGTGCTATGAAGGGACCGTTGAGGACATCACGGAGCGCAAGCGCGCGGAGGAAGCACTCAAAACGCAGGCACAAGTGCTCCAGAACATGGTTGAAGGCGTGTGCGTCACGGAAGAGGGAACCCATATCACGTTCACCAACCCCCGATTCAACGCCATGTTCGGATATGAGCCAGGAGAGTTGATCGGAGAACATGCGTCCATCTTGCATCATTGTTCAGCCGAAGAGAGTGCGCAGCTCCATGACGAGATTGCACATCGACTCCAGACCGGGTCGCTGTGGGAGGGAGAATGCCTGAACACCAAGAAAGATGGGACGCACTTTGTCACTTCAGCCCGGATTAGCCGAATGGAAATTTCAGGCAAGGATTGTTGGATCTCTGTTCAAGAAGATATAACTGAGCGCAAGCGGGCGGAGGAGGAACGTCTCAAGCTTTTTCGTGCCGTGGAACAGAGTCCGGACTCGGTGGTCGTTACCGATACGCAAGGGAACATCGAGTATGTGAATCCCAAATTTACTCAAATCACCGGGTACTCGTCGGCAGAAGCCCTGGGACAAAATCCCCGCATTTTGAAATCCGGCGAACTATCCCCGGAAAAATACCAGGAGCTGTGGAAAACCATTACCAGCGGCCATGATTGGCGCGGCGAATTTCATAACAAGAAGAAAAATGGCGAGCTCTACTGGGAATATGCCACGATCTCTCCCATCAAGAACGCCCAGGGCGACATCACTCATTTCCTGGCCATCAAGGAAGACCTCTCAGTACGAAAAAGTCTGGAGGAACAACTCCGGCAATCGCAAAAAATGGACGCCATTGGAAGACTGGCGGGAGGAGTGGCCCATGACTTCAATAACCTGCTCACGGCGATTCTCGGGTATTCCGAGATGATGGAGACGAAGTTGAAGGCCAACGATCCCCTGTGCTCCAGTGTCCGGGAGATCCGTAACGCGGGAGAGCGCGCGGCCACCCTCGTTCGTCAACTCCTCGCCTTCAGCCGGAAACAGATGCTTCAAACGAAGGTCTTGAATCTGAATCAAGTCGTCGGGGAGTTGGACAAGATGCTCCGCCGGCTGATTGGCGAGGATATCGATCTCGTCACGCTCTTAGACCCCAAGGTGGGCCAAATCAGGGCCGATGTGGGCCAAATCGAGCAGGTGGTGGTGAATCTGGCCGTCAATTCCCGCGATGCAATGCCCAAAGGGGGAAAGTTGACCATCGAAACGGCCAACGTCGAACTCGACGAGAATTACGCCGGCACTCATGTGGATGTCGAACCCGGTCCCTATGTGATGCTGTCGGTCAGCGACACCGGCTGCGGGATTGATCCGGCCATTCGGTTGCGGATCTTTGAGCCCTTCTTCACGACCAAGGAGACGGGAAAGGGAACGGGTTTGGGCCTTTCGACGGTCTATGGAATTGTCAATCAGAGCGGGGGAAGTATCTCGGTTTACAGCGAACCCGGGGAGGGGACGACCTTCAAAATCTATTTGCCTCGTGTCGATGAACCCATCGAACCGGTGGCCCGATACCCAAAGGGAGAAGAAGCCTCCCGGGGCACGGAAACGATCTTGATCGTGGAGGACGATGCGCTGGTACGCAAATTGGCCACTGAAACGTTGAACAGATTTGGCTACCAGGTCCTGGAGGCGGCCCATGGCGAAGAGGCCCTTCGAATTTGCCGAACACACGAGGGGACCATTCATTTGCTGTTGACCGACGTCATCATGCCCGGCATGACGGGGCGAGAGTTGGCCGGCCGGATCGAACCGCTGTTCGCCAAGATTAAGGTGCTCTATATGTCGGGTTACACCGATAATGCCATCCTGCGCCAGGGCCGGCTTGATCCGGACATGAGCTTCCTTCAGAAGCCCTTCACCCCCAGCATCCTGCTGCACAAAGTCCGCGAGGTGCTGGATCAGGAGTTGTCACGGGTTCAGTAA
- a CDS encoding ribbon-helix-helix domain-containing protein encodes MRPAITIRLDEDLEQLLDRVCKETGRNRSDLVRDAIRRQLSLLRFGHLRRKILPFAEARGYLTEEDISRKVS; translated from the coding sequence ATGAGACCTGCTATTACCATCCGCCTCGATGAGGATCTTGAACAACTGCTCGACCGAGTCTGCAAGGAGACCGGAAGGAACCGAAGTGACTTGGTTCGTGATGCCATTCGGCGGCAGCTGTCCCTGCTCCGTTTTGGACACCTGCGTCGGAAGATCTTACCCTTCGCCGAGGCCCGGGGCTATCTAACGGAAGAGGACATTTCGCGAAAAGTGTCGTGA
- the chrA gene encoding chromate efflux transporter gives MRGWPQGENAGKADTAVPELSHSHSARETAPLRELAAFFLRLGTTAFGGPAAHVALMEDELVRRRAWLSRDKFLDLLGASNLIPGPSSSELAIHIGYQQAGWRGLLVAGSCFILPAAAMVAALAWAYVHFGRLPAMAALLYGVKPVVIAVILQALWGLGRTAMKTKLLVVIGLFSVALSLYGMHPLLLLLMAGSAMVLVHWLKRMLKEGSLCSLAPLAAIQSLARTFSPIAKGVAGTVAKMVPFGLGALFLVFLKMGAVVFGSGYVLLAFLRADFVTQRGWLTDHQLVDAIAIGQVTPGPVFTTATFIGYVLGGLRGAVVATVGIFLPAFLLVAVSGPLVPRLRQSQLAGAFLDGVNVASLALMAAVTWQLGRASLVDLDTVLLAVASLLALLRFRLNSAWLVLMGGFVGILLHLVRGH, from the coding sequence ATGCGTGGCTGGCCTCAAGGCGAGAACGCGGGAAAGGCTGATACGGCCGTGCCCGAACTGTCGCATTCACATTCTGCTCGAGAAACCGCGCCCCTGCGTGAGCTCGCTGCATTCTTCCTGCGGCTGGGCACGACCGCCTTTGGAGGCCCTGCGGCTCATGTGGCCCTGATGGAAGACGAGTTGGTGCGGCGGCGCGCGTGGCTTTCCCGTGACAAATTTTTGGACCTGCTGGGCGCGAGCAATCTCATCCCGGGACCAAGTTCCAGCGAATTGGCGATTCACATCGGTTACCAGCAGGCGGGGTGGCGGGGACTCCTGGTCGCAGGCAGTTGCTTCATTCTCCCCGCTGCCGCGATGGTTGCGGCCCTCGCCTGGGCCTACGTCCATTTCGGTAGGCTGCCCGCCATGGCGGCGCTGCTTTACGGGGTCAAGCCCGTGGTCATTGCGGTCATCCTCCAAGCCTTGTGGGGGCTGGGACGGACCGCCATGAAAACCAAGCTTCTTGTCGTGATCGGCCTTTTCTCTGTCGCGCTGAGTCTTTATGGAATGCACCCCCTTTTGCTGCTCCTGATGGCAGGCTCTGCGATGGTGCTGGTTCACTGGTTGAAGCGCATGCTTAAGGAAGGTAGTTTGTGTTCTCTTGCGCCTCTTGCGGCGATACAAAGTCTTGCTCGGACTTTTTCCCCCATCGCAAAAGGGGTGGCGGGGACGGTTGCCAAGATGGTCCCGTTTGGTCTCGGAGCACTGTTTCTCGTCTTCCTGAAGATGGGAGCGGTGGTCTTCGGGAGCGGTTATGTGCTGCTGGCATTCCTCCGCGCCGACTTCGTGACACAACGCGGGTGGCTCACGGACCACCAACTTGTCGACGCCATCGCCATTGGCCAGGTGACTCCGGGACCTGTTTTTACCACGGCTACGTTTATCGGCTATGTGCTCGGCGGCCTGAGAGGAGCCGTCGTGGCGACCGTCGGAATCTTCCTGCCGGCCTTCCTGCTGGTGGCCGTGAGCGGACCGCTTGTGCCGCGTCTGCGCCAGTCTCAGCTCGCGGGAGCATTCCTTGATGGTGTCAATGTCGCGTCACTCGCACTGATGGCGGCGGTTACATGGCAACTGGGGAGAGCGTCCCTCGTCGATCTCGACACGGTGCTGCTGGCCGTGGCGTCTTTGCTCGCGCTCCTGCGTTTCCGGTTGAACTCCGCGTGGCTGGTGCTCATGGGGGGATTTGTTGGAATACTCCTCCACCTTGTGCGGGGTCACTAG
- a CDS encoding alpha/beta hydrolase yields the protein MKKRLSILKVCVSLVGILFTGLTFYLAANYLHHDLETRELNDAMRKAAGGSFVRLSDGYVHYELAGPDSARTLVLVHGFSVPYYLWDQNFNALVAAGFRVLRYDLYGRGYSDRPDGVYDAELFDRQLVELLAALKIQQPVDLVGASMGGAIIITFADRHPGLVRSISLLDPAYLAGRKLPFPVRAPLVGEYIMAVTFAPSLPASQMDDFAHPERFPDYVEKYRPQMQYKGFRHAILSTIRHYLTRDDTDEYRRVGESHKPVLLVWGKLDTDVPFAVSEKVLQAIPQAEFHPIEDSAHVPYYEDPEIVNPILINFLKRN from the coding sequence ATGAAGAAGCGCTTGAGCATCCTCAAGGTTTGTGTCTCGCTGGTCGGGATTCTCTTTACCGGTCTCACATTTTACTTGGCCGCAAACTATCTGCATCACGATCTTGAGACGCGGGAGTTGAACGATGCGATGAGGAAGGCAGCCGGCGGGAGTTTTGTGCGCTTGTCCGACGGCTATGTGCACTACGAACTGGCGGGACCTGACAGCGCGCGAACCCTTGTTCTGGTCCATGGGTTTTCGGTCCCCTATTACCTCTGGGACCAGAACTTCAACGCCCTGGTCGCCGCGGGATTCCGCGTTCTGCGCTACGATCTCTATGGTCGCGGTTATTCGGACCGGCCGGACGGGGTTTACGACGCGGAGCTCTTTGACCGTCAATTGGTCGAGTTGCTCGCGGCCCTGAAGATTCAGCAACCCGTCGATTTGGTGGGCGCCTCAATGGGCGGGGCGATCATCATCACCTTTGCGGACCGGCACCCTGGGCTGGTGCGCAGTATCTCTCTGTTGGATCCGGCCTATCTGGCTGGGAGAAAGCTGCCGTTCCCGGTCCGGGCGCCATTGGTTGGTGAGTACATCATGGCCGTCACCTTCGCCCCTTCATTGCCCGCTTCCCAGATGGATGACTTCGCCCATCCCGAACGGTTTCCCGATTATGTGGAGAAGTACCGGCCTCAGATGCAATACAAGGGATTCCGACATGCCATCCTGTCCACAATCCGTCATTACCTGACCCGTGATGATACGGATGAATACCGCCGCGTCGGAGAGAGTCATAAGCCGGTGCTACTGGTCTGGGGCAAGCTCGACACAGATGTCCCCTTTGCCGTCAGCGAAAAGGTATTGCAGGCCATTCCACAGGCGGAGTTTCACCCCATCGAAGATTCGGCACACGTCCCGTACTATGAGGACCCTGAGATTGTGAATCCCATCCTCATCAACTTTCTAAAAAGGAACTAA